A single Elaeis guineensis isolate ETL-2024a chromosome 15, EG11, whole genome shotgun sequence DNA region contains:
- the LOC140854105 gene encoding LOW QUALITY PROTEIN: uncharacterized protein (The sequence of the model RefSeq protein was modified relative to this genomic sequence to represent the inferred CDS: inserted 1 base in 1 codon), with the protein HAAVLWTINDFPAYGNLSGWMTKGKLACPCCHKDALXSIRSKICYMGHRRFLPKNHLWRRNKRSFDGKCEYRDAPKVLTGDDVLDQLHKLKKVTFGKGQKHKRDDFNDVYNWRKKSIFFQLPYWKDLKLRNNLDVMYIARNISSNILGIVLDIKGKTKDTLKGRFDLVDMNIRHNLHPYIENSKLKMPVATYTLSPQEKIAFCNFLSNLRVPDGFSSNISRCVNINEKKISGLKCHDHHILLQQILPVAIRGLLPKFVCEPLIELSNFFRNLCSKSLKVQDLKQLEDDIVMTLCKLETIFPPAFFDIMIHLPIHLASEAKIGGPVQYRWMYPVERYLRTLKSYVRNKARPEGSIARGYLANECLTFCSRYLNGVETKFNRVPQNDDGATSYQGQSIFAKDGCAKGAFKSYELNAQEFTQAQAYVLRNCEEVWPYIEEHKKELEEVSSRNVLARHHKEFPNWFYEHVSKLKAKGKASEDLLSLAVGPSLNTNEPFVLASQAQQVFYVEDLVDSNWLVVVKTYPRDAYDVPSVDNDADDDDDDDDDDSLIEDDVYQQEEQEQNFNMAKS; encoded by the exons CATGCTGCTGTCctttggactattaatgattttcccgCATATGGTAATTTGTCTGGATGGATGACTAAAGGAAAACTAGCTTGTCCTTGTTGCCACAAAGATGCTC TTTCAATACGAAGTAAGATTTGTTACATGGGGCATCGTCGGTTCTTACCCAAAAATCATTTATGGCGACGTAATAAAAGATCTTTTGATGGAAAATGTGAATATAGAGATGCACCTAAGGTACTAACCGGTGATGATGTGTTGGATCAGCTGCATAAGTTAAAAAAAGTTACTTTTGGGAAGGGTCAAAAGCATAAGCGTGATGATTTTAACGATGTTTACAATTGGAGGAAGAAGAGTATATTCTTTCAATTGCCTTATTGGAAGGATCTGAAATTACGCAATAATCTTGATGTGATGTATATTGCGAGAAACATTTCTTCTAACATTTTAGGAATTGTGCTGGATATAAAAGGAAAGACAAAAGATACATTGAAGGGCCGTTTTGACCTTGTAGATATGAACATTAGGCACAATCTTCATCCTTATATTGAAAATAGTAAATTGAAAATGCCAGTTGCAACTTATACATTATCCCCACAAGAGAAGATAGCCTTTTGCAATTTCTTATCTAATCTAAGGGTCCCAGATGGGTTCTCTTCTAACATATCAAGATGTGTGAATataaatgagaagaagatttctGGCTTAAAGTGCCATGACCATCATATCCTTTTGCAGCAAATACTTCCAGTTGCCATTCGGGGATTATTGCCTAAGTTTGTTTGTGAGCCATTGATTGAGCTAAGTAACTTCTTTAGAAACTTATGCTCAAAGTCGTTAAAAGTTCAAGATCTAAAACAGTTGGAGGATGACATTGTTATGACTCTGTGTAAACTTGAAACAATATTCCCACCAGCTTTCTTTGATATTATGATTCATTTACCAATTCACTTGGCAAGCGAGGCTAAAATTGGTGGACCGGTCcaatatagatggatgtatccagtTGAAAG ATATTTGCGAACATTAAAGTCTTATGTCCGAAATAAAGCTCGTCCAGAGGGGTCAATTGCAAGAGGTTATCTTGCAAATGAATGCCTTACATTCTGTTCTAGGTATTTGAATGGTGTTGAAACAAAATTTAATCGAGTCCCACAAAATGATGATGGAGCTACTTCATACCAAGGACAATCAATCTTTGCCAAAGATGGCTGTGCAAAAGGAGCTTTTAAGTCTTATGAGCTTAATGCTCAGGAGTTTACACAAGCTCAAGCATATGTTCTTCGAAACTGTGAGGAAGTTTGGCCATATATTGA GGAGCATAAAAAAGAATTGGAAGAGGTGAGCTCAAGAAATGTCCTGGCTAGACATCACAAGGAATTTCCAAATTGGTTTTATGAACAT GTTTCAAAGCTTAAAGCTAAAGGCAAAGCAAGTGAAGATCTTCTAAGCTTGGCTGTTGGACC ATCTTTGAACACCAATGAGCCTTTTGTGTTGGCTTCTCAAGCTCAACAAGTGTTCTATGTAGAAGATTTAGTTGATAGCAATTGGCTTGTTGTGGTAAAAACTTATCCACGTGATGCTTATGATGTGCCATCTGTAGATAATGAtgcagatgatgatgatgatgatgatgatgatgatagtttGATCGAAGATGATGTCTACCAACAAGAGGAACAAGAACAAAATTTCAATATGGCCAAGTCATGA